DNA sequence from the Penaeus monodon isolate SGIC_2016 chromosome 28, NSTDA_Pmon_1, whole genome shotgun sequence genome:
NNNNNNNNNNNNNNNNNNNNNNNNNNNNNNNNNNNNNNNNNNNNNNNNNNNNNNNNNNNNNNNNNNNNNNNNNNNNNNNNNNNNNNNNNNNNNNNNNNNNNNNNNNNNNNNNNNNNNNNNNNNNNNNNNNNNNNNNNNNNNNNNNNNNNNNNNNNNNNNNNNNNNNNNNNNNNNNNNNNNNNNNNNNNNNNNNNNNNNNNNNNNNNNNNNNNNNNNNNNNNNNNNNNNNNNNNNNNNNNNNNNNNNNNNNNNNNNNNNNNNNNNNNNNNNNNNNNNNNNNNNNNNNNNNNNNNNNNNNNNNNNNNNNNNNNNNNNNNNNNNNNNNNNNNNNNNNNNNNNNNNNNNNNNNNNNNNNNNNNNNNNNNNNNNNNNNNNNNNNNNNNNNNNNNNNNNNNNNNNNNNNNNNNNNNNNNNNNNNNNNNNNNNNNNNNNNNNNNNNNNNNNNNNNNNNNNNNNNNNNNNNNNNNNNNNNNGGAGGTGAGGAAACACTGGTACTCCGGCGGCTCTGCTGCAGATGTTCGACGAAGCAGTTATTATAAAGTGGATGTGTGTGGTCAGGAAATTGATTGTGCCTTTTTGGATTGCATTGACTTAGAACATTGAGGTTCTAATTGCTGTAACAACAGTGTTATTATAGTGATGCNNNNNNNNNNNNNNNNNNNNNNNNNNNNNNNNNNNNNNNNNNNNNNNNNNNNNNNNNNNNNNNNNNNNNNNNNNNNNNNNNNNNNNNNNNNNNNNNNNNNNNNNNNNNNNNNNNNNNNNNNNNNNNNNNNNNNNNNNNNNNNNNNNNNNNNNNNNNNNNNNNNNNNNNNNNNNNNNNNNNNNNNNNNNNNNNNNNNNNNNNNNNNNNNNNNNNNNNNNNNNNNNNNNNNNNNNNNNNNNNNNNNNNNNNNNNNNNNNNNNNNNNNNNNNNNNNNNNNNNNNNNNNNNNNNNNNNNNNNNNNNNNNNNNNNNNNNNNNNNNNNNNNNNNNNNNNNNNNNNNNNNNNNNNNNNNNNNNNNNNNNNNNNNNNNNNNNNNNNNNNNNNNNNNNNNNNNNNNNNNNNNNNNNNNNNNNNNNNNNNNNNNNNNNNNNNNNNNNNNNNNNNNNNNNNNNNNNNNNNNNNNNNNNNNNNNNNNNNNNNNNNNNNNNNNNNNNNNNNNNNNNNNNNNNNNNNNNNNNNNNNNNNNNNNNNNNNNNNNNNNNNNNNNNNNNNNNNNNNNNNNNNNNNNNNNNNNNNNNNNNNNNNNNNNNNNNNNNNNNNNNNNNNNNNNNNNNNNNNNNNNNNNNNNNNNNNNNNNNNNNNNNNNNNNNNNNNNNNNNNNNNNNNNNNNNNNNNNNNNNNNNNNNNNNNNNNNNNNNNNNNNNNNNNNNNNNNNNNNNNNNNNNNNNNNNNNNNNNNNNNNNNNNNNNNNNNNNNNNNNNNNNNNNNNNNNNNNNNNNNNNNNNNNNNNNNNNNNNNNNNNNNNNNNNNNNNNNNNNNNNNNNNNNNNNNNNNNNNNNNNNNNNNNNNNNNNNNNNNNNNNNNNNNNNNNNNNNNNNNNNNNNNNNNNNNNNNNNNNNNNNNNNNNNNNNNNNNNNNNNNNNNNNNNNNNNNNNNNNNNNNNNNNNNNNNNNNNNNNNNNNNNNNNNNNNNNNNNNNNNNNNNNNNNNNNNNNNNNNNNNNNNNNNNNNNNNNNNNNNNNNNNNNNNNNNNNNNNNNNNNNNNNNNNNNNNNNNNNNNNNNNNNNNNNNNNNNNNNNNNNNNNNNNNNNNNNNNNNNNNNNNNNNNNNNNNNNNNNNNNNNNNNNNNNNNNNNNNNNNNNNNNNNNNNNNNNNNNNNNNNNNNNNNNNNNNNNNNNNNNNNNNNNNNNNNNNNNNNNNNNNNNNNNNNNNNNNNNNNNNNNNNNNNNNNNNNNNNNNNNNNNNNNNNNNNNNNNNNNNNNNNNNNNNNNNNNNNNNNNNNNNNNNNNNNNNNNNNNNNNNNNNNNNNNNNNNNNNNNNNNNNNNNNNNNNNNNNNNNNNNNNNNNNNNNNNNNNNNNNNNNNNNNNNNNNNNNNNNNNNNNNNNNNNNNNNNNNNNNNNNNNNNNNNNNNNNNNNNNNNNNNNNNNNNNNNNNNNNNNNNNNNNNNNNNNNNNNNNNNNNNNNNNNNNNNNNNNNCGCATGCACGGNNNNNNNNNNNNNNNNNNNNNNNNNNNNNNNNNNNNNNNNNNNNNNNNNNNNNNNNNNNNNNNNNNNNNNNNNNNNNNNNNNNNNNNNNNNNNNNNNgatatatatatacactgcatatatCCACAAACCAGCCTACAAACAAGATTGTTGGCTGGTTCAGCGGTAAAGTCCGTAGGGGCGAATGTTGTCCAGTGGAGCCGTGTGTGAGTTTCAACAGCAGTCAATAAGATGAGGGGTTGTGCCGAGTGTACCATGTTTCAGACTTATTGTGGTAGAATAGNNNNNNNNNNNNNNNNNNNNNNNNNNNNNNNNNNNNNNNNNNNNNNNNNNNNNNNNNNNNNNNNNNNNNNNNNNNNNNNNNNNNNNNNNNNNNNNNNNNNNNNNNNNNNNNNNNNNNNNNNNNNNNNNNNNNNNNNNNNNNNNNNNNNNNNNNNNNNNNNNNNNNNNNNNNNNNNNNNNNNNNNNNNNNNNNNNNNNNNNNNNNNNNNNNNNNNNNNNNNNNNNNNNNNNNNNNNNNNNNNNNNNNNNNNNNNNNNNNNNNNNNNNNNNNNNNNNNNNNNNNNNNNNNNNNNNNNNNNNNNNNNNNNNNNNNNNNNNNNNNNNNNNNNNNNNNNNNNNNNNNNNNNNNNNNNNNNNNNNNNNNNNNNNNNNNNNNNNNNNNNNNNNNNNNNNNNNNNNNNNNNNNNNNNNNNNNNNNNNNNNNNNNNNNNNNNNNNNNNNNNNNNNNNNNNNNNNNNNNNNNNNNNNNNNNNNNNNNNNNNNNNNNNNNNNNNNNNNNNNNNNNNNNNNNNNNNNNNNNNNNNNNNNNNNNNNNNNNNNNNNNNNNNNNNNNNNNNNNNNNNNNNNNNNNNNNNNNNNNNNNNNNNNNNNNNNNNNNNNNNNNNNNNNNNNNNNNNNNNAGCTCCCTTCCTCTTATACCCACTTCCTCTCATTGTGCACTTCTTTTTCCGTATTCTTGCTACGAGGGAAGCACCTGATCTGTTTTAGAAATAAATCAATGaagttttatattatcttattaaaNNNNNNNNNNNNNNNNNNNNNNNNNNNNNNNNNNNNNNNNNNNNNNNNNNNNNNNNNNNNNNNNNNNNNNNNNNNNNNNNNNNNNNNNNNNNNNNNNNNNNNNNNNNNNNNNNNNNNNNNNNNNNNNNNNNNNNNNNNNNNNNNNNNNNNNNNNNNNNNNNNNNNNACGAGAATAGTTCACGTTTTGCATTATCgaccaataaaaagataataggcAGTACTTCTTTATCTGTCATTATTCATGTAAACAGTCACATGCTTTCTGCATACCATATATAGAATCAATAAAACGAAACCAATTACAAGAGAATGATTTATTCCATAAGAACTGTTTTCAGTGGATTCACTACCATACCCTTGACTCATTTTCCATACCCATAAAGACCAGCGTAATAACCCCGAGGTCCACCGAGGTTAAACGAAACGGAGCTCCTGGCACTTCCGTACCCGCCGTGGCCGCTGTACCCGCTGTACCCTCCGTAGCCGACCCCATGTCTTCTCCCAAAGAATCCGCTTCCATAGCCGCTTCTGTAGCCACCATATCCACGGTGAACACTACCATAACCTCCGTATATACCATGTCCAATGCTATGAGGACCTCCGTAGCCATACCCAACGAGGTTCTGAGATTGGCTTACAACCACAAGGGCTGCCATGGTTACCAGCCATGTATACTTGAAAGAGAGaatctgaaaagaaaatatagaattaaTAGATTCATAGACGGTGCCTATATAAAGATCCACTCACACAGTTATGTAATTTGTAACTTATCCACTAAATAGTTTCTTGATAGCTTATAATTCCTAACACGATTTTTAAAACTAGTTGATGGCCCTTAAtgaattttaatagtaataacattaagaGGATATACCACTAGCACATAGACAAACTATAATAATAGTCAGTATCATTCATTCAGATGAACAGTTCCCTTTACTTTCATTACTATAATTCACCTAACCAATCCCTAAAAACAAGACGTAATCACAGTCTTGTCTGCCTGCTTTCGTAAGTAAAGTTTCGTACTCTTGTTTGTTTTCGTCCTCAGATACAAACTTACTTGTGCAAAAAAATCCAAATACATGAAACTTACCATGGTTTGAGTGTTTGATAGAAGGTGGGAGGCGCCACTGTATCGTCTTGTCTGAGGAGTCTGCTTTATATACTGACGTGGGAGTAATT
Encoded proteins:
- the LOC119590977 gene encoding neuropeptide-like protein 31 — its product is MILSFKYTWLVTMAALVVVSQSQNLVGYGYGGPHSIGHGIYGGYGSVHRGYGGYRSGYGSGFFGRRHGVGYGGYSGYSGHGGYGSARSSVSFNLGGPRGYYAGLYGYGK